In Carnobacterium sp. CP1, the following are encoded in one genomic region:
- a CDS encoding general stress protein has protein sequence MTKVVESSYQTVDETIGAVERLLSEGRLVSDIVIVTSRENQSNIRNRTLVEVDRVPADGNKTAWEKFKEMFTDVDETAALEHYGIDKQTALRYNDAIKMGNYVILVEEKKDIPTRHNLDDRPVDLSEAFAKVEQEKPIGQAGSGKKTVVNTTSPRGESAYYNDQDSRLGEQMSTADEAKTFSRKNNQPSDSSGGFSRARQGTPIGQGGSGTRIVKNSSYPAGESAHYNDSDTQLSKRTKEDDDKLFSLEEDEISAEKPTTVVEEPVSSTTETTMPVTNLAADPSYREGVVDTVVPEITKENKQIDETAQENKKTGSKTKPHEQDETIKANNKTLKQEYDPADNPLQGRPKDSTDFETENARETAVEDSESLPRFDSGTITGQPFVDPLRDDFKK, from the coding sequence ATGACTAAAGTAGTAGAATCTTCATATCAGACAGTTGATGAAACTATCGGTGCAGTAGAACGGTTACTAAGTGAAGGACGTTTAGTGAGCGACATAGTGATTGTCACAAGTCGTGAAAATCAATCAAATATTCGTAATCGTACGCTTGTTGAAGTCGATCGTGTTCCCGCTGATGGAAATAAAACAGCTTGGGAAAAATTTAAAGAAATGTTTACCGATGTTGACGAAACAGCAGCCTTGGAACATTACGGTATCGATAAACAAACGGCATTGCGTTACAACGATGCCATCAAAATGGGGAATTACGTTATTTTAGTAGAAGAAAAAAAAGACATTCCTACCCGGCACAATCTAGACGATCGGCCAGTTGATTTGTCTGAAGCTTTTGCCAAGGTAGAACAAGAAAAACCAATTGGACAAGCAGGAAGTGGAAAAAAAACAGTGGTAAATACGACTTCACCGAGGGGTGAGAGCGCTTATTACAATGATCAAGATAGTCGTTTAGGCGAACAAATGTCCACCGCAGATGAAGCGAAAACGTTTTCCAGAAAAAATAATCAACCCTCAGACTCCAGCGGCGGGTTTAGCCGAGCGAGACAAGGAACACCGATTGGTCAAGGAGGAAGCGGAACAAGAATAGTCAAGAATTCTTCTTACCCTGCTGGTGAGAGTGCTCATTACAATGATAGTGACACACAACTCAGCAAACGCACTAAAGAGGATGATGACAAGTTGTTTTCACTAGAAGAAGATGAGATTTCGGCTGAAAAACCAACTACGGTTGTAGAAGAACCAGTATCTAGTACAACGGAGACGACGATGCCGGTCACCAATTTAGCAGCTGATCCTTCTTATAGAGAAGGGGTCGTCGATACAGTAGTTCCTGAAATAACCAAAGAAAACAAACAAATCGATGAAACGGCTCAAGAAAATAAAAAAACAGGTTCAAAGACTAAGCCTCACGAACAGGATGAAACAATTAAAGCTAATAACAAAACTCTTAAGCAAGAGTACGACCCAGCAGACAACCCTTTACAAGGCAGACCGAAAGACTCAACGGATTTTGAAACAGAAAATGCTCGCGAAACAGCCGTTGAAGATTCTGAATCTTTGCCTCGTTTTGATAGTGGTACAATCACTGGGCAACCTTTCGTTGATCCATTACGGGATGATTTTAAAAAATAA
- a CDS encoding SDR family oxidoreductase, which yields MSEEEKVKTQQPKADYLMDDESENVNPTPQTESSDYLAAGKLKGKKTLITGGDSGIGQAAALAFAKEGADVAIVYFESDEDAQFTKNRIQEIGQKALVYKGDVGDEAFAQEVIDKLIAEWGTLDVLVNNAGEQHYQEKIGDITAEQLDRTFRTNIFGMFYLTKAAMPHLPKGASIINTSSITAYRGSSTLLDYSATKGAIVSFTRSFSQNKEVTDKKIRVNSVAPGPIWTPLIPATFPEKKLESWGKDGALERPGQPYELAPAYVYLASSDSSYVTGQTIHVNGGVVVNG from the coding sequence ATGAGTGAAGAAGAAAAAGTAAAGACACAACAGCCTAAAGCAGATTATTTGATGGATGATGAAAGTGAAAATGTTAATCCAACACCACAAACAGAAAGCTCAGATTATTTAGCCGCAGGAAAATTAAAAGGAAAAAAAACCTTGATTACCGGAGGCGATAGTGGAATCGGACAAGCTGCAGCATTGGCTTTTGCTAAAGAAGGAGCAGATGTAGCGATCGTTTATTTTGAGTCAGATGAAGATGCACAATTCACTAAAAATAGAATTCAAGAAATCGGTCAAAAAGCGTTAGTTTATAAAGGCGATGTCGGCGACGAAGCTTTTGCTCAAGAAGTCATCGACAAACTTATCGCTGAGTGGGGCACGTTAGATGTATTGGTAAACAATGCCGGTGAGCAGCATTATCAGGAAAAAATCGGAGATATCACCGCAGAGCAATTGGACCGAACTTTCCGAACCAATATTTTTGGCATGTTTTACCTGACAAAAGCAGCGATGCCTCATTTGCCTAAAGGAGCCTCGATCATTAACACGTCTTCGATCACGGCTTACCGCGGCAGCTCGACCTTGCTGGATTATTCGGCAACGAAAGGAGCGATTGTTTCCTTTACGCGCTCTTTCTCACAAAATAAAGAAGTTACCGACAAAAAAATCAGAGTCAACAGTGTTGCTCCAGGTCCAATTTGGACGCCTTTGATTCCAGCTACTTTTCCAGAAAAAAAACTGGAAAGCTGGGGGAAAGACGGCGCATTAGAACGTCCGGGACAGCCTTATGAACTAGCACCGGCATATGTCTACTTGGCTAGCTCTGACTCTAGTTATGTTACTGGTCAAACGATTCATGTAAATGGCGGTGTGGTAGTCAACGGTTAA
- a CDS encoding D-serine ammonia-lyase — MKTSSISRKSIADWESRFPLLKTITSADEVFWVNPNKEDFKKAAAKSPLSKADVDDADARLARFAAYLKIDFPDTAPTNGIIESPITEISSMKNYLEQTFKTSIEGNLWLKRDDLLPIAGTIKARGAIYEVLKHAEELALKHGMLSSIDEDYAVFASDRFKNFFANYKIAVGTTGNLGISVGTVGAKLGFDVTVHMSVEAKQWKKDFLRSRGVTVIEHESDFTQAVTKGRQQSKIDPTSYFVDDEHSLDLFLGYTVAANRLKDQLSEKNILVDADHPLFVYLPCGIGGSPGGITFGLKQVYGDHVHCFFAEPTHVPSMLIGLITGEYDKVSVKDFGLDGLTVADGLAVPRTSGFVAKVLEDFFSGAYTIDDHMTDQLLSALIDQEQIFLEPAALAGLPGAIRLFQTDAGKEYLAANHLTAKMANATHIAWATGGSMVPKEDMDRFYEKGRQTVNLH; from the coding sequence ATGAAAACAAGTTCTATTTCCAGAAAATCAATAGCGGATTGGGAAAGCCGATTTCCATTGCTAAAAACGATCACTTCAGCCGATGAAGTCTTCTGGGTGAACCCTAATAAAGAAGATTTTAAAAAAGCTGCAGCAAAATCACCTTTATCAAAAGCCGATGTAGATGACGCAGATGCTCGCCTCGCACGTTTTGCAGCCTATCTGAAAATTGACTTTCCAGACACTGCACCAACTAATGGCATTATCGAATCGCCGATCACTGAAATCTCATCTATGAAAAACTATCTTGAACAAACATTTAAGACTTCTATCGAGGGTAACCTATGGTTAAAACGCGATGACTTACTGCCAATTGCGGGGACCATCAAAGCACGAGGCGCCATTTATGAAGTATTGAAACACGCTGAAGAACTGGCTTTGAAACACGGCATGTTGTCTTCTATCGATGAAGATTATGCCGTTTTTGCAAGCGACCGGTTCAAAAACTTCTTTGCCAATTATAAAATCGCGGTCGGAACGACTGGTAACCTTGGCATCAGCGTCGGAACGGTTGGAGCAAAGTTAGGCTTTGATGTTACTGTTCATATGTCGGTAGAAGCCAAACAATGGAAAAAGGACTTCTTACGCAGCCGAGGTGTAACGGTTATTGAGCATGAATCCGATTTTACCCAAGCAGTCACTAAGGGACGTCAACAATCAAAAATCGATCCAACCAGTTACTTTGTGGACGATGAGCATTCGCTTGATTTATTTTTAGGATACACCGTAGCAGCCAATCGGCTCAAAGACCAACTAAGCGAGAAAAACATTCTTGTCGATGCCGATCATCCTTTGTTTGTTTACTTGCCCTGTGGTATTGGAGGGTCTCCCGGCGGGATTACTTTTGGATTGAAACAAGTTTACGGAGATCACGTTCATTGTTTCTTCGCTGAACCTACCCATGTTCCTTCCATGTTGATCGGGTTGATCACTGGAGAATACGATAAAGTTTCAGTTAAAGATTTCGGCTTGGACGGTTTGACAGTTGCAGATGGTTTAGCAGTCCCAAGGACATCAGGTTTTGTAGCCAAAGTATTAGAAGATTTTTTCAGTGGAGCTTATACGATCGACGACCATATGACCGATCAGTTGTTAAGTGCTTTGATCGACCAAGAACAAATTTTTCTTGAGCCCGCTGCTTTAGCTGGTTTGCCGGGTGCCATTCGTTTGTTCCAAACAGATGCTGGAAAAGAGTATTTAGCTGCTAATCACTTAACTGCTAAAATGGCTAATGCCACTCATATCGCCTGGGCAACTGGTGGCAGTATGGTTCCTAAAGAGGATATGGATCGTTTTTATGAAAAAGGACGTCAAACGGTAAACTTGCATTAA
- a CDS encoding diacylglycerol/lipid kinase family protein → MAKAMIVVNPSSGSEEAKKYVDQLKNELENQFDEMTVKVTTKAGDAMQFADEAAAQQYDALFLMGGDGTINEGINGIAKHGYRPCVGVIPLGTVNNFARALDIAMQPEEAIAEMKTAIRKEIDIGKVNETYFVSTVSVGPIPESVQEVDVDSKTKFGPLAYVFQGLKALNDERTTLFELTVDGETWEERFSMVLVALSNSVTGIGTVFSSAEIDDGYLQLLGLRETTAVEKLALIPELFRDSEDYSNKLFLKKFKKATLSTKGTESFVCTVDGDSGPTFPIEVEVFHNYISIFAPHR, encoded by the coding sequence ATGGCAAAAGCGATGATTGTGGTCAATCCTTCATCAGGTAGTGAAGAAGCAAAAAAATACGTTGATCAATTAAAAAATGAATTAGAAAATCAATTTGATGAAATGACGGTAAAGGTAACTACAAAAGCAGGAGATGCTATGCAGTTTGCCGATGAAGCTGCTGCTCAACAGTATGATGCGCTGTTTTTAATGGGTGGAGATGGGACAATCAATGAAGGAATCAACGGAATAGCCAAGCACGGCTATCGTCCATGTGTGGGAGTGATCCCTTTAGGGACTGTAAATAATTTCGCACGGGCATTAGACATTGCTATGCAGCCGGAAGAAGCGATTGCTGAAATGAAAACCGCTATCCGAAAGGAAATCGATATTGGGAAAGTGAATGAAACTTATTTTGTCAGCACTGTTTCAGTTGGCCCTATTCCTGAGTCGGTTCAAGAAGTAGATGTCGATTCTAAAACCAAGTTCGGACCGTTGGCCTATGTATTTCAAGGTTTAAAAGCGCTGAATGATGAGCGCACAACTCTTTTTGAACTAACGGTAGACGGAGAAACTTGGGAAGAGCGTTTTAGTATGGTTTTAGTCGCTTTAAGCAATTCAGTTACCGGAATTGGAACAGTTTTTTCTTCTGCTGAAATTGACGACGGTTATTTACAACTGTTGGGGCTGCGGGAAACAACCGCTGTTGAGAAACTTGCCCTTATTCCAGAGCTGTTTCGTGATAGCGAAGACTATTCGAATAAGCTGTTTTTGAAAAAATTTAAAAAAGCTACTCTTAGTACAAAAGGTACAGAATCGTTTGTCTGTACCGTTGATGGAGATTCGGGACCGACTTTTCCAATTGAGGTAGAAGTTTTCCATAATTATATTTCTATCTTTGCTCCTCATCGCTAA
- a CDS encoding LacI family DNA-binding transcriptional regulator, which yields MTTLNDVAKKANVSKMTVSRVINHPEQVTDELKVLVFNAMEELNYRPNVAAKALANNRTQIIKLFILEEMDTTEPYYMNLLTGIAQELDTRHYSLQLVTKNNFDIGSCDGYIMCGVREKDYEWIGRATKPVVLFGENRHGYDFVDSDNQSGAAMSTQYAINLGYENIIFIGIDIKELFEQSREKGYTETMKKNQLSSKIYRFENRSRYAAQFIQENWEMFSPNTIFVCSSDRLAIGIERGIVEMGGNIPEDFGIIGYDGVFLDQIAFPQLTTIKQAVIEMGVACAKMLLNKIEQAGAPQGEVLFQPDLISRGTTRK from the coding sequence ATGACAACGTTAAACGATGTTGCGAAAAAAGCGAATGTATCTAAAATGACCGTTTCACGAGTCATCAATCATCCAGAACAAGTGACCGATGAACTGAAAGTACTTGTTTTTAATGCGATGGAAGAATTGAACTACCGGCCTAATGTGGCAGCTAAAGCATTGGCTAATAATCGTACCCAGATCATTAAACTATTTATTTTAGAAGAGATGGATACTACTGAACCTTATTATATGAATTTACTGACAGGTATCGCTCAGGAACTAGATACTCGCCATTATTCATTGCAATTAGTAACTAAAAATAATTTTGATATTGGTTCATGTGACGGTTACATCATGTGCGGTGTTCGAGAAAAAGATTATGAATGGATTGGACGTGCAACTAAGCCAGTCGTCTTATTTGGTGAAAATCGCCACGGCTATGATTTTGTCGATTCTGATAATCAAAGTGGAGCAGCTATGTCCACACAATATGCCATTAATTTGGGTTACGAAAACATTATTTTTATTGGGATCGATATTAAGGAACTTTTTGAACAGTCCAGAGAAAAAGGGTACACTGAAACGATGAAAAAAAATCAGCTGTCATCTAAAATTTATCGTTTTGAAAATCGTTCTCGTTATGCTGCTCAATTTATCCAAGAAAATTGGGAGATGTTCTCACCAAACACTATTTTTGTTTGCAGTTCAGATCGGTTAGCTATCGGCATCGAACGAGGAATTGTAGAGATGGGCGGAAACATACCTGAAGACTTTGGCATCATTGGATACGATGGTGTTTTCTTGGATCAAATTGCTTTTCCCCAATTAACGACAATCAAACAAGCTGTTATCGAAATGGGAGTGGCATGCGCCAAGATGCTCCTAAATAAAATTGAACAGGCAGGGGCTCCACAAGGAGAAGTTTTATTTCAACCCGATTTGATTAGCAGAGGAACCACAAGAAAATGA
- a CDS encoding Fur family transcriptional regulator — protein sequence MVVRSIEKLKASNIRITPQRYAVLEYLIEAHSHPTADEIYRSLVERFPNISVATVYNNLRLFTKIGFVEEMTYGDGSSRFDFASTQHYHAICENCGKIEDIYYPGLDDVAEVTHNLTGFTVTRHRMEVYGICPECQEKLDVVKN from the coding sequence ATGGTCGTTCGATCGATTGAAAAGTTAAAAGCTTCAAACATACGCATCACTCCACAGCGTTATGCTGTACTAGAGTATTTAATTGAAGCGCATAGTCACCCAACGGCTGATGAAATTTACCGTTCACTCGTAGAGCGTTTTCCAAATATTAGTGTAGCGACAGTTTACAATAACCTGCGCCTTTTTACTAAAATTGGATTTGTGGAAGAAATGACCTATGGTGACGGATCAAGCCGTTTTGATTTTGCTTCAACGCAACATTATCATGCTATCTGTGAAAATTGTGGAAAAATTGAAGATATTTATTATCCAGGTTTGGATGATGTTGCAGAAGTTACACATAACTTGACCGGTTTTACAGTGACTCGTCACCGCATGGAAGTTTATGGGATTTGTCCAGAATGTCAGGAAAAATTGGATGTTGTAAAAAATTAA
- the ntdP gene encoding nucleoside tri-diphosphate phosphatase, with translation MHVPKEGEYITIQSYKHDGSLHRTWRDTMVLKTSDQSLIGCNDHTLVTESDGRRWLTREPAIVYFHKHYWFNIIAMIRDNGISYYCNLASPYALDDEGVKYIDYDLDIKVFPDGEKRLLDVDEYEDHSKLWGYPDDIDHILKENVKTLVEWINEEKGPFSKEYVDLWYKRYRQLANK, from the coding sequence ATGCATGTTCCAAAAGAAGGAGAATACATCACAATCCAAAGCTATAAACACGATGGAAGTTTACATCGCACATGGCGAGATACTATGGTTCTTAAAACAAGCGATCAATCTCTAATTGGGTGCAATGACCATACATTGGTGACCGAGTCAGATGGGCGACGCTGGTTAACAAGAGAACCGGCAATTGTTTATTTTCATAAACATTATTGGTTCAATATTATCGCAATGATCCGCGACAACGGCATTTCGTATTATTGCAACCTTGCTTCGCCTTACGCCTTAGACGACGAAGGAGTGAAGTATATTGATTATGATTTGGATATTAAGGTATTTCCCGATGGCGAAAAACGTTTATTGGATGTAGATGAGTACGAAGACCATAGCAAATTGTGGGGCTATCCTGATGATATCGACCATATTTTAAAAGAAAACGTTAAAACTTTAGTTGAATGGATCAATGAAGAAAAAGGTCCGTTTTCTAAGGAATATGTTGACTTATGGTACAAACGTTATCGCCAATTGGCAAACAAATAA
- the mutY gene encoding A/G-specific adenine glycosylase gives MKNENVLSKAQAETIKEVYGIEMWPQEKIERFRATLLSWYDLEKRTLPWRINNDPYRIWVSEIMLQQTRVDTVVPYYLNFMKKFPSIQALAEAEEDTLLKAWEGLGYYSRVRNLQKAAIQISEEYNGEMPRDPKEIIKLKGIGPYTAGAISSMAFGLPEPAVDGNVMRVLSRLFEIDADIAKPGNRKIFEAVMRELIDPYKPGDFNQAFMDLGSSICTPKNYHPELSPIAEFNASYLNGTWERYPVKSKKKKAEPVYYVGALIKNEKNEFLLEKRPANGLLANMWIFPLIKESSVLQEINIKPGKLHLVKSEVKQDQVLSNLLTELNSHYRVEPTLMKQPFDEIVHIFSHLKWFIAVYYGQMSKENIKIPENCRWVHPDDFNDYTFPGPQMKMWQSYLEKMENK, from the coding sequence ATGAAAAATGAAAATGTATTAAGTAAAGCGCAAGCAGAAACGATTAAAGAAGTTTACGGCATTGAAATGTGGCCGCAAGAAAAAATAGAACGATTTCGTGCAACTCTTTTAAGTTGGTATGATTTAGAGAAACGAACGCTGCCTTGGCGCATCAACAACGATCCTTACCGAATCTGGGTATCGGAAATCATGCTGCAGCAAACGCGTGTCGATACTGTCGTTCCATATTATTTGAATTTCATGAAAAAGTTTCCCAGTATTCAAGCTTTAGCTGAAGCTGAAGAAGATACGTTATTGAAGGCCTGGGAAGGTTTAGGTTACTACTCGCGGGTTCGAAATCTGCAAAAAGCAGCTATCCAAATCTCAGAAGAATATAACGGTGAGATGCCTCGCGATCCAAAAGAAATCATTAAATTAAAAGGCATTGGACCTTATACGGCAGGGGCTATTTCGAGCATGGCATTCGGGTTACCAGAACCAGCTGTTGATGGCAATGTTATGCGCGTATTAAGTCGTTTATTTGAAATTGATGCAGATATTGCAAAACCTGGCAACCGAAAAATTTTTGAAGCGGTTATGCGGGAGTTAATCGACCCATACAAACCCGGCGATTTTAATCAGGCTTTTATGGATCTGGGTTCAAGCATTTGTACGCCTAAAAATTATCATCCAGAACTAAGCCCAATTGCTGAATTCAATGCTTCTTATTTAAACGGGACGTGGGAAAGATATCCGGTGAAGAGCAAAAAGAAAAAAGCTGAGCCGGTTTATTATGTTGGAGCGCTGATCAAAAATGAAAAGAATGAATTCCTGTTGGAAAAGCGCCCTGCAAATGGGTTGTTGGCAAATATGTGGATTTTTCCTTTAATAAAAGAGAGTTCGGTTTTACAAGAAATAAATATTAAACCAGGAAAACTGCATTTAGTGAAATCTGAAGTGAAGCAAGACCAAGTACTGTCAAATTTATTGACTGAATTGAATTCTCATTATCGCGTTGAACCGACACTGATGAAGCAGCCATTTGATGAAATAGTGCATATTTTTAGTCACTTAAAGTGGTTCATCGCTGTTTATTACGGGCAAATGTCAAAAGAAAACATAAAAATACCTGAAAATTGCCGGTGGGTGCACCCCGATGATTTTAATGATTATACATTTCCAGGCCCACAAATGAAGATGTGGCAAAGTTATCTGGAAAAGATGGAAAACAAATAA
- a CDS encoding SGNH/GDSL hydrolase family protein: MTKKKGFALILLFSLTVAVIWFGMDYQKNQKAQLLDPTGNEASANSSTKKESSADTGGQLEDFEKKREKLSVLDYLTYLTLKKQAATVSFYGDISENETWPTAVENYIMEQTNQNVSVHRVPFPDFDSYRLLEENAAATLSEEPSDIVFFQLPVYGDQVRDISLADSGSYLSEAYEAIKKALPEALVIFVTPNPSSIRQGDFNSRTLDYTSYLDQAITIAAENAIPLFDLHAEYEAELETNNLDLSDTLADDAKQLNAQGAEIYSKLFIEQLNAPIDTTSGL; the protein is encoded by the coding sequence GTGACGAAGAAAAAAGGCTTTGCCCTTATATTATTATTTAGTTTAACTGTTGCTGTCATATGGTTTGGGATGGACTACCAAAAAAACCAAAAAGCTCAGTTATTAGATCCAACCGGTAATGAAGCGAGTGCTAACAGTTCGACAAAAAAAGAATCTTCAGCAGATACAGGTGGGCAATTAGAAGATTTTGAGAAAAAAAGAGAGAAGTTATCCGTTTTAGATTACTTGACTTATCTTACATTAAAAAAACAAGCAGCAACCGTCAGTTTTTACGGAGATATTTCAGAAAATGAAACATGGCCTACTGCTGTTGAGAACTACATAATGGAACAAACCAATCAAAATGTCTCGGTTCATCGTGTTCCTTTTCCAGATTTTGACTCTTACCGTTTATTGGAAGAAAATGCTGCAGCAACTTTATCAGAAGAACCTTCAGATATCGTTTTTTTTCAGCTTCCTGTTTATGGAGATCAAGTAAGAGACATTAGTTTGGCTGATTCTGGCAGCTATTTAAGCGAGGCTTATGAAGCTATTAAAAAAGCTTTGCCGGAGGCGCTGGTCATTTTTGTAACGCCAAATCCAAGCAGTATTCGCCAAGGAGACTTCAATTCAAGAACCTTAGATTATACGAGCTATTTAGATCAAGCAATTACAATTGCAGCAGAAAATGCTATTCCTCTTTTTGATCTGCATGCGGAATATGAAGCTGAGTTGGAAACGAATAACTTAGATTTGTCTGATACATTAGCTGATGATGCAAAGCAATTGAATGCTCAAGGAGCGGAGATTTATTCGAAACTATTTATTGAACAATTAAATGCGCCTATTGACACCACAAGCGGTCTGTAA
- a CDS encoding FUSC family protein has protein sequence MRIGARTLKTGIAITLALAIPYFLNMQGASVLAAISAIFALQPSLKRSVKTLKDRVFANLIGGVVAIIMNLTLGNHFMFVGLAAVLLIAILNQFNLGPVIGLATVTLIVIMMSPGDNFILSASIRILATFIGVVIAFLVNTLLFPPKYEEKLYHLIDYTTSEIMKWIRASVRKNIEYSILKKDLKWVKSELDRLDVYFSLLKDESTYVNQKKRIQNLRKVVVYRQIISTTKVAYNLAKILHLHENSFNHFPEELRIQIRERLETLMSAHEQILLKFNGRVSPDEVNFIAYKESLRTKLMQSFFDEASMEVEINKDYTQSNAVIHIMSSILKYEEYLLHLNTLVTSFKGNDWNPETQIDNIEHIEQ, from the coding sequence ATGAGAATTGGAGCAAGGACTCTGAAAACAGGCATTGCCATTACTCTTGCTTTAGCGATACCGTATTTTCTAAACATGCAGGGGGCTAGCGTTTTAGCAGCTATTTCGGCGATTTTTGCTTTACAGCCATCATTAAAGCGATCTGTAAAAACCTTGAAAGACAGAGTATTTGCCAACCTTATTGGCGGGGTTGTTGCCATTATTATGAACCTAACATTAGGCAATCACTTTATGTTTGTAGGATTAGCTGCGGTTTTATTGATTGCTATCTTAAATCAATTTAACCTTGGTCCGGTGATTGGCCTTGCAACTGTGACTTTGATCGTTATTATGATGTCGCCGGGTGACAATTTTATCTTGTCTGCTTCCATTCGAATCTTAGCGACATTTATTGGTGTTGTTATCGCCTTTTTGGTTAACACTTTATTGTTTCCTCCAAAATATGAAGAAAAATTGTATCATTTAATTGATTACACAACTTCTGAAATCATGAAATGGATACGGGCTAGCGTTCGGAAAAACATTGAGTATTCTATCTTAAAAAAAGATTTAAAATGGGTAAAGTCAGAACTGGATCGCCTAGATGTTTACTTTTCTTTATTGAAAGATGAAAGTACGTATGTTAATCAAAAGAAACGAATCCAAAATTTAAGAAAAGTTGTTGTTTACCGTCAAATCATTTCGACAACTAAAGTAGCTTACAACTTAGCTAAGATACTGCATCTCCACGAAAATTCTTTTAATCATTTCCCTGAAGAATTGCGTATCCAGATTCGGGAACGTTTAGAGACCTTGATGAGTGCTCATGAACAAATTCTATTAAAATTCAACGGGCGTGTTTCCCCAGATGAAGTAAACTTCATTGCTTATAAAGAATCATTAAGGACTAAATTAATGCAATCTTTTTTTGATGAAGCCAGTATGGAAGTAGAAATAAATAAAGACTATACACAAAGCAATGCTGTTATTCATATTATGTCAAGTATTTTAAAGTACGAAGAATATTTACTGCATTTAAATACTTTGGTCACTAGCTTTAAGGGAAATGATTGGAACCCCGAAACTCAAATTGACAACATTGAACACATTGAACAGTAG
- the recX gene encoding recombination regulator RecX — MKDDLLKEILSSNKSEAGSSVPKITKIGTQKRKGRYNIYLDEEYAFPVDEAILIKFSLHKGMEVSEAFREELESEDGTRKAYVRSLNYLNYGLRSEKEVRDDLAKHDFSDAADEVVEQLKEQGYLDDLMYAESYTRTGANVGGKGPRVIKQELKKRGISEEYIEKAAEQYPFDQMVENGVQLAEKVIRRSGQYSSRETNNKLRQNLMQKGFDADIITQVLEEVTVEKEEDEEYAAIKRQGDKIWRKQAKLKGYKKAQKVKSSLFQKGFAGDLINQFIEEKEMEDQAE; from the coding sequence ATGAAAGACGATTTATTAAAAGAAATCCTTTCCTCAAATAAATCAGAAGCGGGTTCTTCTGTTCCTAAAATAACTAAAATAGGAACACAAAAAAGAAAAGGGCGCTACAATATTTATTTAGATGAAGAATATGCTTTTCCAGTGGATGAAGCTATTTTAATTAAGTTTTCATTACACAAAGGGATGGAAGTCTCTGAGGCGTTTCGTGAAGAATTAGAGTCAGAAGACGGAACAAGAAAAGCATATGTACGTTCTTTGAACTATTTGAATTATGGACTGCGCTCAGAAAAAGAAGTGCGGGATGATTTAGCAAAACATGACTTTTCAGATGCTGCCGATGAAGTTGTTGAGCAATTAAAAGAACAAGGCTATCTAGATGATTTGATGTACGCAGAAAGTTATACGCGTACTGGTGCAAATGTCGGAGGAAAAGGTCCTCGTGTTATTAAACAAGAATTAAAAAAACGCGGGATCAGCGAAGAATATATTGAAAAAGCTGCCGAACAATACCCATTTGATCAAATGGTTGAGAACGGAGTCCAGTTAGCAGAAAAAGTTATTCGACGTTCTGGGCAATATTCTAGTCGCGAAACCAATAATAAATTGCGTCAAAATTTAATGCAAAAAGGATTTGATGCAGATATCATTACACAAGTGCTAGAAGAAGTAACCGTTGAAAAAGAAGAAGATGAAGAATATGCAGCAATCAAAAGACAGGGAGATAAAATTTGGCGTAAACAAGCTAAATTGAAAGGGTATAAAAAAGCACAAAAAGTCAAAAGCAGCCTGTTTCAAAAAGGATTTGCTGGTGACTTGATCAATCAATTTATTGAAGAAAAAGAAATGGAAGATCAAGCAGAATGA